GATGTCGGTGGCCGCGATCTCGGTGATGCGGCGGATGATCTCCTGCTCGTCTCCGGGGAATGCGCGGCCGAGGATGTCGATGTCGCGCGTGATGCGGCGCGCGCCGAACTGGGCGAGCAGTAGTCCGCCTTTGAGGACGAAGTGTTCCCCGCCGAGCGGGTGGACGCTGACGCGGTAGAGGAATCGCTCGAGCAGGTACTCGAGCATGACCTGGTCCGTGGGCGCGCCGCTGCGGCGGGCGAGGTTGCGCAAGTCGTTGTAGATCAGGCCGGCGGTTGTCTCGCGGGTGGGGTTGGGCATCAGGCGAGCACCGCCTCGATTGCAGGGCGGATCGCGGACATTCCCCCGAGTTCGCGCGCCGCGCGCTGAAGGTCGGCGACGCCTTGCTGGCCGGTACGGCGCAGATAGCGGTTGAGCGCGGAGAGAGCCAGGCTGCGTCCTTCCGCCCTGCCTAGGCGCATGGCGTCGACGACCGACCTGGCTGTGGTGTAGATCGGGACAGTCTCCTGAGGGGTCACCTGGAACCGTTCAACCATGAAGTCGAAGGTGACGGCGGCGTACTGGGAGACTTTCGTGGACGGGTAGCTGATGGCTGGGCGATGGCTGCCGCGCGGGACCGCGATGTGCACTTCGTGAGGGATGTCGTCGATCAGTTCGTGCAGGCTCAAAGCGGATTCCCCGCACACGACCGCTTGGGGGGCTCGCGCGCACACGGCGAGCAGGTCGAGGTGCGCGGTCGGCTCAGCGTCGGCGCGACGGTAGACGCTGCGCGAGAGCTCGTCAATCTCGCCCGCCTCGCGGAGTACCACCAGATCGCGCGCAGACAGCCGGGCTTCGTACGCCGCGCGTGCGGTGAACGTCGGTGGAAGGTGCGACAGCCGTTCGGACAGTCGCCTCTCTGAACCAGCCATGTATGAAATCCTACCCACGGAAGCCACGCCTGGGCAGAATTAAAACCATTTCAGCGCGATCGACCTAGCCCAAGCGCGCCGATCGCGAGCGCGGGCTCCTCCGGAAGAGGGCAGCTGGGCCGCGGGAGTTCGCGGCCTACGCGGCTGTGCGGTCAGGGCGTCCCTGTCATCAGTAATGCCTCGGCCGCCCGCGCGGCCCGCGCGGCCGGCTGTTCGCAGACGGCCGACTGCAGCACGGCGGCGTGCGCGGGATCGACCGGAGCGCAGACACGTGAGGGTGGCTCCGAGAGACGTACTCGGAGCCACCCCATGAGTATCCGCAGGCCAGAGCTTGTATTAGATGTCGTAGTAGAGCTCGAACTCGTGCGGGTGCGGGCGCAGCCGGATCGGGTCGATCTCAGCGCTCTGCTTGTAGGAGATCCAGGTCTCGATCAGGTCGGGGGTGAACACGCCGCCGGCGGTGAGGTACTCGTGGTCCTCTTCGAGGGCGGCGAGGACGGCGGGGAGGGAGGCGGGGACCTGGGGGACGGCGGCGTGCTCGTCCGGGGGGAGCTCGTAGAGGTCCTTGTCCACGGGGGCGAGCGGCTCGATCTTGTTCTTGATGCCGTCGAGGCCGGCCATGAGCATGGCGGAGAAGGCCAGGTACGGGTTCGAGGACGGGTCGGGGACGCGGAACTCGATGCGCTTGGCCTTCGGGTTCGAGCCGGTGATCGGGATGCGGATGCAGGCCGAGCGGTTGCGCTGGGAGTAGACCAGGTTGACCGGGGCCTCGAAGCCGGGGACGAGGCGGTGGTAGGAGTTCACCGTCGGGTTGGTGAAGGCCAGCAGGCTCGGGGCGTGGCGCAGCAGGCCGCCGATGTAGTAGCGGGCCATGTCCGACAGGCCGGCGTAGCCGATCTCCTCGTAGAACAGCGGCGTGCCCTCGCGCCACAGGCTCTGGTGGCAGTGCATGCCCGAGCCGTTGTCGCCGAACAGGGGCTTGGGCATGAAGGTGGCGGTCTTGCCGTGCTCCCAGGCCACGTTCTTGATGATGTACTTGAACAGCATCACGTCGTCGGCGGCGGCGAGCAGGGTGTTGAACTTGTAGTTGATCTCGGCCTGGCCGGCCGTGCCCACCTCGTGGTGCGCGCGCTCGACCTCGAGGCCGACGCCCTGGAGCCGCAGCACCATCTCGTCGCGCAGGTCGGCGAAGTGGTCGACCGGCGGGACGGGGAAGTAGCCGCCCTTGTAGCGCACCTTGTAGGCCTGGTTGCCGCCCGGCTCCTCGCGGCCGGAGTTCCACCAGCCCGCCTCGGAGTCGATGTGGTACATGCCGCCGTTGATCTTGGTCTCGAACCGCACGTCGTCGAACACGTAGAACTCGGCCTCGGGGCCGAAGTACGCCGTGTCGGCCACGCCCGTGCCCTTGAGGTAGGCCTCGGCCTTCTTGGCCACGTTGCGCGGGTCGCGGGAGTACTGCTCACCGGTCAGCGGGTCGTGGATGAAGAAGTTGATGTTGATCGTCTTCTCGCGGCGGAACGGGTCGATCCGCGCGGTGCTGACGTCCGGGATCAGCTGCATGTCCGACTCGTGGATGGCCTGGAAGCCGCGGATCGAGGAGCCGTCGAACATCACGCCCTCGGTGAAGAACCGCGCGTCCACGGTGTCCGCCGGCACGCTGAAGTGCTGCATGACGCCGGGCAGGTCGCAGAAGCGGACGTCGACGAACTTGACGCCCTCGTCCTTGAGGTACTTGGAGACCTCGTCGGGGTTGGTGAACATCCATCCTCCATCTGCCGGGCCTCGGCGTCGGCTGGGACAACGGGGACACTCGGCGTTGAGTTCGCTGTCACGGAAAGCTACGTTGAGGCCGTTTCCCACGGGTATCCGTGTCGTTGCCGCAATGTTACGCGGCTGATCAGCAGGCCGAGTGGAGCCGCCGCACGGGTACGGCGGGTGGCTGAGCGGGCGCGGGGCGGCGCAGCCCGGGCCCCGCGCGCCGGGGCGGCCGACGCAGGCGCTAGCGTGGTCGTATGACTGACCGGAGCACCGCCGCGGGCCGCGCGAAGGCCCCCGAGCCCGCCGGGCCCTCCTCCACCCGCGCCGCGCTCGGCGGCTGGCTCGAGGGGCCCAACCTGAACGACGGCGAGGCCGGCGCCTACCGCGGCGAGCGGCTCGGGCTGCCGGCGAGCGGGTCGGGGTCGCTGGCCGGGCAGGGGCGCCGGCTCGGCGCGCTCGTGGTGGACTGGGTCCTCGCGCTGCTGGTGGCCAAGGCCTTCGGCTGGCACCTGAGCGGCTCGCAGGGCACGTGGGGCACGCTCGCGATCTTCGGGGCCGAGCACCTGCTGCTGCTCTCGCTGCTCGGCTACACCATCGGCAAGCGGATCTTCGGACTGCGGGTGGGCAAGCTCGGCGGCCCGCTGACGCCGCTGGCCGTGGTGGTGCGTACGCTGCTGCTGCTCCTGGTCATCCCGGCGGCGATCTGGGACCGGGACGGCCGCGGCCTGCACGACCGGCTGGCCGGGACGGTCGAGCTGCACCGCTGAGCACGCATCCCACCGCGGCGAGCCCATCCCACCGCGGATGAGCCGCGGAGTCGATGACGGTACGACGAAGGCCCCTGACACGACCGGCTAGGTCTGTCAGGGGCCTTCGTCGTACGTCATGGGCTCCGGCTGTTGCCGAGCTCCGGACCCCGGGGCGGGCTGCTAGCGCTGGCCGCCGCGCTGGATCCGGGCGCCCTTGGGCAGCGGGCCCTTGGGCAGGTTGGCCATCGGACCGGTCTTGGACGCTATGGCCTCGAGCCGGCGGCTGTACTCCATCGCCTGGGTGCTGGTGAGCTGCTGCTTGCGGTACCCGCGCTTGGCCAGCATCGCGACGAGCTTGTTCAGCGGCACCTGGCCGGCCGCCTCGTCCTTGCCGACGAGGATCTCCTCCACCGCGACGTCGGGGCCGAGGTAGCGGGAGATGGCCTTGCGCTCGGCGGCCACCAGCTGCTTGACGCGGCCCGGGTCGCCCTCGGCGATCAGCACGATGCCGCCGCGGCCGATCAGCCGGTGCACCGCGTCCTGCTGCCGGCTGACCTGCACGACCGGGGTGAGCGCCCAGTTGCGCTTGATCCGCCGGTCCGACTCGATGACCGAGTACGCGGCACCGGGCTGCCCGTCGATCTGCTTGTACTGGGCGCGCTGGACCCGCCGGTTGAGCGTCATCGTGGCCGCGAGCAGGCCGGCCACCAGGCCGAACACGATGCCGAAGATCAGTCCGCCGAGCGAGCGGCCGAACAGCAGCAGGTAGAACAGCAGGAAGACCACCGCGGCGACGCCCACGCCCCACCCGAGCAGCGCGACCGTGAGCTTCGAGTCGAGCCTCTTGGTGAGCTTGTAGGCGTAGCGCAGCTGCGCCAGCCAGCCTGAGGGCGGCGGCGCGTCGGTGAAGTCATCAGGGGACGGGTTGGCCATGTGCACAGGATACGATCCCGGACCCGCCCGTTCCTAACCCGATCGGGTATCGGCAGGATCGGCACGCTCGGGGGTTGTCGCCTCGGGCGGCTCCGGCGGCCGGAAGCCGGGGGAGGAAGCGGACGGCCCCGGGCAAACCGGCCGGAGCGGCTTGAGCCGGATGGGTGGCCGAGAGTGCCCGCGGGCGGTGGCCACGAAGTCGCCACGCGCCCGGGCACCCCCGGCCGCAGTCCCTGCTCCCGCTCGCCCGGCTACTCCTGCTCGCCCAGCGCCGCCTCGGCCTCGGCTCGCTGCCTGGCCCGTTCGCGGTCGCTGAGTACGGCTGCCCACGCGTTGGCCCGGGCGACGTTCATCGCGTCGCCGCGGAACATCAGCCGTTCCATCGTCGTGAGCACCCTCCGGGCGGCGGCCCGCCGCCCGGTCAGCGCGGCGGTCGGCGTTCCCGTCGTCACACCGCTCGTCATCGTCGTCATCTGCTGCCGTACCCCCAGTCCCTTCTTTCGGTGGCGGTACCGTCCGCGCGACGCGGTACGGCCCACCCTCGACTGCGCGGGTTACCGGTCGGCGGTGCCGTGGTAACCGCAGCGTAAATCCTCAAACCGTCGTCGGCTGATCGACACGCGCCTCGACCGCCTGGCGGTAGAGCCGTCCGGCGCGGTACGAGGAGCGCACCAGCGGTCCGGACATGACCCCGGAGAAGCCGATCTGCTCGGCCTCCTCCTTGAGTTCCACGAACTCCTCCGGCTTGACCCAGCGCTCCACCGGGTGGTGGCGCGGGGAGGGCCGCAGGTACTGCGTGATCGTGATCAGTTCGCACCCGGACTCGTACAGGTCGCGCAGCGCCTGCGAGACCTCCTCGCGCTCCTCGCCGAGGCCCAGGATCAGGTTCGACTTGGTGACCAGGCCGTCCTCGCGGGCGCGCCGGATCACCTCGAGCGAGCGCTCGTAGCGGAACGCCGGGCGGATCCGCTTGAAGATCCGCGGCACCGTCTCGACGTTGTGCGCGAGCACCTCCGGCCGGGACGAGAAGACCTCGGCCAGCTGCTCGGGCACCGCGTTGAAGTCCGGGATCAGCAGCTCCACGCCGGTGCCGGGCACGGCCGCGTGGATCTGGCGCACCGTCTCGGCGTAGAGCCACGCGCCGCCGTCGGGCAGGTCGTCGCGGGCGACGCCGGTGATGGTGGCGTAGCGCAGGCCCATCGAGGCTACCGACTCGGCCACCCGGCGCGGCTCGTCCCGGTCGAGGTCGGCCGGCTTGCCGGTGTCGATCTGGCAGAAGTCGCAGCGCCGGGTGCACTGCTCGCCGCCGATCAGGAAGGTCGCCTCGCGGTCTTCCCAGCACTCGAAGATGTTGGGGCAGCCGGCCTCCTGGCAGACCGTGTGCAGGCCCTCGTCCGCCACCAGCTTGCGCAGCGCGGTGTATTCCGGGCCCATCTTGGCCCGGGTCTTGATCCAGGACGGCTTCTTCTCGATCGGGGTCTCGCTGTTGCGGACCTCGAGGCGAAGCAGCTTTCGGCCTTCTGGGCTCACCGTCGTCACCGGAACACGTCTCCTTGCAGCTGAAGATACCAACAAGCCTAGCGGCGCTCAGGCGGCCGCGGTCGCGGGCGTCGGCTCCGCCGGGTCCGCCGCGGCGGGACGGGCGCTCTTGCGCACCCGGTCGGTGGCCGCGCCCTTGGGCTCGGTGAGCAGGTGCAGGTGCCGCTCGACCACCGGCACCACCTCCTCGACCGTGACCCGGCGGCCGAGCTCCCGGCTGAGCGTGGTCACGCCCGCGTCGGAGATGCCGCACGGGATGATCCGCTGGGTCCAGCCGAGGTCGTTCTCGCAGTTGAGCGCGAACCCGTGCATGGTCACGCCCTGGGCGAAGCGCAGGCCGAGCGCGGCGACCTTGCGGTCCTGCTCGCTCTCGTCCTTCGCGAGCACCCACACGCCGGAGCGGCCCTTGACCCGGTCGGTGGCCAGGCCCAGGTCGGCGCACGCCTCGATGATGACCTGCTCGAGCCGGCGGACGAAGTCGACCACGTACACGCCCTCGGGCAGGCGCACGATGGGGTAGCCCACCAGCTGGCCCGGGCCGTGCCAGGTGATCTTGCCGCCGCGGTCCACCTCGACCACCGGCGATCCGTCCCACGGCCGGTCCTGCGGCTCGGTGCGCTTGCCGGCGGTGAAGACCTCCGGGTTGTGCTCGAGCAGTATGACTGTGTCCACGCCGGTGTCGGCCACCCGCGCGGCGTGCAGTTCGCGCTGGGCCGCCCAGGCGCTGTGATATTCGACCCCGTCGGCGCCGAAGCCGGCGTGGATGATTTCCAGTTCTTCCACGGTTCAAAGGTACGTCACGCGCGCGGGCCGACCCGAGGGCGCGTAGTCCCACGTGCCCTTCTGGCACCGTTCGGGGCACCAGCACTTGTGATCTCGATCACCACAATGAAACCCTGTCCGGTATGGGGACACTGCGGTCACTGTTGCGGATTCCGAGCGGCCGTCGGACCAAGTGGGTGGTGCTCGCTGTCTGGCTGATCATCGGCCTTTTCGCCTTCTCCACTGCGAACAAGCTCTACAACGTGGAGCAGAACAGCGCGGACGCCTATCTTCCGCATAGCGCGCAGTCCACGCAGGTCATCGACTATCTGGAGAACGCGCCGGGCGCCCCGCCCACCAGTGACGCGGCGGTCGTGCTGTACGTGAACCCGGCCGGCCTCGACGCCGCCGACGCGGCCCGGGTGAAGGCGGACGTCGCGGCGCTGCAGCAGAGCGTGCCGGGGCTGGCCGGGCCGGTGACCACGCTGCCGCCGTCCTCGGACGGCAAGGCGGTCGGGGTGGAGGTGCCGGTCAAGGTGCCGATCACCGGGCGCGTGGCCGGCAAGGCGTACGACTACAACCCGTCGCTGGACGCGATCAAGCAGGTCGCCCAGCCGCAGGGGCAGGTGCAGCAGGGCTCGCTGAGCGTCTACGTCGGCGGCGGGTACGCCCTGAACGCGGCGGCCAACGGCGCGTTCGGCGGCCTGGACTCGAAGCTGCTGCTCGGCGCCGGCCTCGTCGTGGTGCTGATCCTGCTGCTGACCTACCGCTCGCCCTTCCTCTGGCTGATGCCGCTGGTCAGCAGCCTGTTCGCGCTGCAGCTCGCGCAGGCGATCATGTACGAGCTGGTCCAGCACGCCGGCGTGGTGGTCTCCGGGCAATCGGGCGGCATCCTGACGGTCCTGGTGTTCGGCGTCGGGACGGACTATGCGCTGCTGCTCGTCGCCCGGTACCGGGAGGAGCTGCACAACTACGAGGACAAGCACGAGGCGATGCGGGTGGCGCTCGGGCGCTCGAGCCCGGCGGTGGTGGCCTCGGCCCTGACGGTCATGCTCTCCACGCTCGGCCTGCTCGTCTCCCAGCTCGCTTCGAACGCCGGACTCGGCAAGATCGGCGCGATCGGCGTGGCGTGCGCGCTGCTGGCGATGACGACGCTGCTGCCGGCTCTGCTCGTGATCGTGCCGCGCGGGGTGTTCTGGCCGGCGGTGCCGCGCTACGGCGAGGAGGCGCACGCGCGGGTCGGGGTCTGGGGCCGGGTGGCCGGCCTGATCAAGCGCGGCCCGCGGCGGGTGTGGGTGCTCACGGCGCTGCTGCTCGCGGTGCTCAGCCTAGGGCTGCTGGACCTGCACTCGGGGCAGATCCCGATTGCGCAGTCCTTCAGCAACACGCCCGCGGCCGTCGTGGCGCAGCAGCAGATCGACACGCACTATCCGGACAGCGGGACGGAGCCGCTGCAGGTACTCGCCAACGCCTCGGCGGGCACGCAGGTGGCCGCGATCCTGCACGCGGACAAGGGATTGGCGCCGAACACGCCGGGCGGCTTCGTGGTGTCGCCGCTGGGAGCGAGGAACCTTTACACGGTCGCCATGGCCGAGGCGGCGGACAGCCAGGCGGCCCGGGAGACGGTGATCAGGCTGCGCGCCGAGCTGGGCCAGGTGCCCGGCGCGGACGCGCTGGTGGCCGGCACCGCCGCGGTGAACATCGACGTGCAGGACTCGGCCGCGCACGACCGCGACTGGGTGATCCCGATCGTGCTCGCGATCTCCTTCGTCATCCTCATCATCCTGCTGCAGGCGCTGATCGCCCCGCTGCTGCTGCTGGCCAGCGTGGTGCTCTCGTTCCTGGCCGCGCTGGGCGTGGCGGCGTTCGTCAGCGACCAGTTCTTCAACCGGCCGACCGAGGACAACAGCTATCCGCTGTTCGTGTTCATCTTCCTGGTTGCTCTGGGCATTGACTACAACATCTTCCTGATGACCCGGGTGCGCGAGGAGACGCTGCGGATCGGCACCAGGCCGGGGATCCTGCGCGGGCTGACCGTCACCGGCGGCGTGATCACGAGCGCCGGCTTCGTCCTCGCGGCGACGTTCGCGGTGCTCACGACGCTGCCGCTGACGCAGTTCCTGCAGATCGGGTTCGCGGTCGCGTTCGGCGTGCTGCTCGACACGCTGCTCGTGCGCACGGTGCTCGTCCCGGCGCTGTGCTACGACGTGGGCTCGCCGATCTGGTGGCCCTCGCAGCTGGCCCGGAAGGAGCCGGAGGACAAGCGGGAGTACACGACGGTGTGAGGGCCCGGAGGTAAGGGTTCTTCAGTACTCCGCGCCCGGGTGCGCCACGGCGAGTCCGGCCGCCCGGGCCGCGGAGATCAGACGCTTGTCGTAGGTGACGAAGTGGGTGACCCCTTCCCCGGACGCGCTGTGGAGGATCTGGGCCGTGGCCAGATGGATCGCGTCCAGGCTGCGCAGCAGCGGGTCCGGGTAGGCGGCGGCCGTCTTGCGGACCTCCGGGTCGATCTCGATCCGGGTGATGCGGCGCAGCACCGACGGCACCAGCGGCAGCGCGCCGGGCTCGTTGCGGCGCAGGGCGCGTTCGAGTTCGACCTCGATCAGGGCGCTCGCGATCAGTCGGCTTCCCCGCTGCTCCGCCAGCCACGCGACGAGCTCCGCGGTGTGCGGCTCGACCCGGGTGAGTTTGACGGCGGCGCAGGTGTCGAGATAGATCACCAGCGCTCGTCCTCGTCGCGCTGCTGCGCGTAGATCGCCGCCGTGTCCACGGAGGGATCGCCGATCACCGGAGGCATGGTGAACGGGGTCCGGTCCGTGGCCTCGACGGCCCGTCCTTCTCGGACGAGGTCGAGGAGGTAGTCGTCCGTCTGGTTCAACGGAACGAGACGGGCCACCGGCTTCCCGCTGACCGAGATCAGCAGTTCCTCACCGGTCTGCACGCGCGCGAGCACGGCGCTGGTGTTCTGGTTGAGTTCCCGTACCGGGATCGTCCGCACCGTCATGGTCCGAGTGTAGTACAAAAGTTTCTACGTATCACGCCCGGTAATCGCGGCGGGGCGATGCGCACTCACCGCCGCCGCAGATCCGCCAGCACCGCGTCCGCCGCGCGGGCCGCCGAGGCCAAGGCGCCCTCGATGTTCGGCAGGCCGCGGTGGTCGCCGCAGACGTAGAGACCGCCGATCAGCCGGACCGGCCGGGCGAAGTTGTAGGGCGCGTCGAGGGCGGGCACGGCCCGCTCGCAGTGGTTGATCTGCAGCGTCTGGAAGCCGCGGGCCGAGACTCCGTGGATGGGTTCGAGCCGGGCGAGCACGGCGCGGTTGAGCGCTTCGAGCTCCTTGCCGTCGTGGCCGGCCACCATCGTGCACACCAGTTCTCGTCCCGCCGGGGCGCTGTCGGGCGCGATGCGGCTGTGCACCCAGGTGCGGGCCACCGGCGACGCGGCGTCGCCGTCGATCAGCAGCGCCGGGGCGCGTTCGGGGCAGGGCGGCGGCAGCATCGTGCCGTCCACCGCGTGCCAGAGCGTCGTCAGGGCCCGCATACGAGGCTCCTGCAGGCCGGGGAAGAGCGAGACCGCGGCGGCCGGCTCGGTCGCCACCACGACGGCCGAGGTGCGCAGCAGCCCGGCGTCGGTGGCCACCCGGTCCGCGTGCACCTCGTGCGCGCGTGTGCCCAACAGGATCCGGCTCGATTCCAGCCGCGCGGCGAGCACGTCGATCAGGGCGTTGAATCCGCCCTCGGGTATCGCGAACCGGCCGCGCACCAGCAGCCGCAGCAGCCAGTCCGCGCCGCGACGGGAGGCGGCCAGATCCTCGTCCGCGCTCAGGGCCGTGAGATAGCGGCGCAGGAATCCGTCCACCAGCACGGGGGAGTAGCCGCGGGCGGCGAAGCAGTCCGCGCTGGCCTCCTCGGGGCCCGAGAGCGTGGTGTCCAGCGGGCTGCGGGCCAGCCGGTAGAACTGCTTGGACAGCTCGGTCTTGTCGGCGACGGTGCCGATCGGGGCCAGCAGCGTCGCCATCGACTGCTGCGGCCGGTTCGGCGCCGCGCCGAAGCGCAGCAGGCCGTCCGGGGTGGCCAGGCGCACTCCGGGGGCGAACGGACGCAGGGTCAGCCGAGCCGAGCGGGCGGCGGGCAGCTCGGCCAGTTCGCTCAGGGCCGGCCAGCTGGTGTGGGCCAGATGCCCGCCGCCGAGCCGGAATCCGTCGACCCGCTCCTCCCGCACCCGCCCGCCGAGCGCCGCGCCCGCCTCCACCAGAGCGATCTCGAGTCCCGCGTCGGCCAGCCGGGCCGCGACGGCGAGTCCGGACAGACCGCCCCCGATCACTATTACGTCCGCGCGCATCCAGGCTCCCGCGACGACTCGTTTTTCGCCCGACAACAAAGCACTTGAAGAGAATCACGTCCTACCCGCGCGCGTCTTCGAACGCAATAGCGGAGGGTATCCCGGCCGAACGGGCCGCAGGTCCCCCTACCCGCATTCGCCCGTGCGATTCCGCGCCCGGATAAAGACCCCGGGGCGCGTGACGATCTCTCGTCACGCGCCCCGGGGGAGACGGATCGCGATGCGCCCGCGGCGATTCCGGCGAGCGCCGGACGCGGGGATCTACAGGCCGCTGGCGAAGGTGTAGGGCAGCGGCGCGACGTCCTGGCCGAGGTCGAGCTGGATCACCTCGTGCGAGCTCAGCACGATGGAGGACGGGTCGCCGGTGGCCTTCTGGCCGTTGACGTACGTGGTGACGCTGCCGGTGTGCGAACCGATCTGCGTGGCCGAGAGCGTCTGGTTCCACTCGGCGAAGAACTGGCCCAGAGTGTACTTCTGCTGCGTCGGGGACTCTATGTGGATGACGCCGGAGTCGTCGTGGGTGTGCAGGAAGTAGAACGCCGCGCCGCCCTCGACGAATTCGGAACCGTTGTCCGGAGTCGTCTGCCACGGCTGCTGGATGCCGATGCCGTAGGGCACCGTCATCTGCTTTCCGTTGACGTAGATCGCGAGGTGCGCGTGGATGTGGTAGGCGGTCTGCTCCATCTGGTTCACGCCCACGCCGTCGATCGACTGGCCCTTGAGGCCCGACCACACCGGCGCCAGCAGGTTCGACTCGCCCTGGGTCGCGGTCGCCGCGGCCGCGGCGTCGTCGGACTTCTTCCGGTTCAGGCTCAGCAGCACCAGGGCCAGCACCAGCACCACCACGAGGGCGCCGGCGACCGACCCGAACATGACCTTGCGCCGCTTCTCCGCGCGCGCCATCGCCGCCTGCTTGGCGGCGAGCTCGGCCCGACGCTGCGCGGCGAGCTTCTTGTTCCCTTGCGTGGCCATGCTTCTCCTCGGCTGCAACCCAGACTCGTCGCACCACGATACTGACGACGCCTGAGAGTAAAGCAAACGCCGGGCGCCCCGAGATCACAATTCGGTCACGGGGCGCCCGGCGTCGCGCGTACGCGGGGCGGAGCGGGGGCTACAGGCCCAGGTCCGCCTCGAAGTTGCCCTCTTCCAGACGGGACTTGATCGCGCCCAGGAACCGGGCCGCGTCGGCGCCGTCCACCAGGCGGTGGTCGTAGCTCAGGGCCAGGTAGACCATCGAACGGACCGCGATGACCTCGCCCAGCACCGGGTCGCTGACCACGGCCGGGCGCTTGACGACGGTGCCCGTGCCGAGGATGCCGACCTGCGGCTGGTTGATGATCGGGGTGTCGAACAGCGCCCCGCGCGAACCGGTGTTGGTGAGCGTGAACGTTCCACCGCTCAGGTCGTCCGGGGAGACCTTGTTGTTCCGGGTGCGGTCGGCCAGGTCCGCGATGGCCCGGGCCAGCCCGGCCAGGTTCAGGTCCCCGGCGTTCTTGATCACCGGGACCATGAGGCCCTTGTCCGAGTCCACGGCGATGCCGAGGTTCTCCGAGCCGTGGTAGGTGACCGTGCCGGCCTCGGTGTCGATCGACGCGTTGACCTGCGGGTACTGCTTGAGCGCCTCGATCGCCGCGGCGGCGAAGAAGGGCAGGAAGCTCAGCTTCACGCCCTCGCGCTCGGCGAAGTCCTTCTTGG
This genomic window from Actinospica robiniae DSM 44927 contains:
- a CDS encoding type IV toxin-antitoxin system AbiEi family antitoxin domain-containing protein, whose product is MAGSERRLSERLSHLPPTFTARAAYEARLSARDLVVLREAGEIDELSRSVYRRADAEPTAHLDLLAVCARAPQAVVCGESALSLHELIDDIPHEVHIAVPRGSHRPAISYPSTKVSQYAAVTFDFMVERFQVTPQETVPIYTTARSVVDAMRLGRAEGRSLALSALNRYLRRTGQQGVADLQRAARELGGMSAIRPAIEAVLA
- a CDS encoding DUF4191 domain-containing protein → MANPSPDDFTDAPPPSGWLAQLRYAYKLTKRLDSKLTVALLGWGVGVAAVVFLLFYLLLFGRSLGGLIFGIVFGLVAGLLAATMTLNRRVQRAQYKQIDGQPGAAYSVIESDRRIKRNWALTPVVQVSRQQDAVHRLIGRGGIVLIAEGDPGRVKQLVAAERKAISRYLGPDVAVEEILVGKDEAAGQVPLNKLVAMLAKRGYRKQQLTSTQAMEYSRRLEAIASKTGPMANLPKGPLPKGARIQRGGQR
- the glnA gene encoding type I glutamate--ammonia ligase, yielding MFTNPDEVSKYLKDEGVKFVDVRFCDLPGVMQHFSVPADTVDARFFTEGVMFDGSSIRGFQAIHESDMQLIPDVSTARIDPFRREKTININFFIHDPLTGEQYSRDPRNVAKKAEAYLKGTGVADTAYFGPEAEFYVFDDVRFETKINGGMYHIDSEAGWWNSGREEPGGNQAYKVRYKGGYFPVPPVDHFADLRDEMVLRLQGVGLEVERAHHEVGTAGQAEINYKFNTLLAAADDVMLFKYIIKNVAWEHGKTATFMPKPLFGDNGSGMHCHQSLWREGTPLFYEEIGYAGLSDMARYYIGGLLRHAPSLLAFTNPTVNSYHRLVPGFEAPVNLVYSQRNRSACIRIPITGSNPKAKRIEFRVPDPSSNPYLAFSAMLMAGLDGIKNKIEPLAPVDKDLYELPPDEHAAVPQVPASLPAVLAALEEDHEYLTAGGVFTPDLIETWISYKQSAEIDPIRLRPHPHEFELYYDI
- the lipB gene encoding lipoyl(octanoyl) transferase LipB; translation: MEELEIIHAGFGADGVEYHSAWAAQRELHAARVADTGVDTVILLEHNPEVFTAGKRTEPQDRPWDGSPVVEVDRGGKITWHGPGQLVGYPIVRLPEGVYVVDFVRRLEQVIIEACADLGLATDRVKGRSGVWVLAKDESEQDRKVAALGLRFAQGVTMHGFALNCENDLGWTQRIIPCGISDAGVTTLSRELGRRVTVEEVVPVVERHLHLLTEPKGAATDRVRKSARPAAADPAEPTPATAAA
- a CDS encoding MMPL family transporter; the encoded protein is MGTLRSLLRIPSGRRTKWVVLAVWLIIGLFAFSTANKLYNVEQNSADAYLPHSAQSTQVIDYLENAPGAPPTSDAAVVLYVNPAGLDAADAARVKADVAALQQSVPGLAGPVTTLPPSSDGKAVGVEVPVKVPITGRVAGKAYDYNPSLDAIKQVAQPQGQVQQGSLSVYVGGGYALNAAANGAFGGLDSKLLLGAGLVVVLILLLTYRSPFLWLMPLVSSLFALQLAQAIMYELVQHAGVVVSGQSGGILTVLVFGVGTDYALLLVARYREELHNYEDKHEAMRVALGRSSPAVVASALTVMLSTLGLLVSQLASNAGLGKIGAIGVACALLAMTTLLPALLVIVPRGVFWPAVPRYGEEAHARVGVWGRVAGLIKRGPRRVWVLTALLLAVLSLGLLDLHSGQIPIAQSFSNTPAAVVAQQQIDTHYPDSGTEPLQVLANASAGTQVAAILHADKGLAPNTPGGFVVSPLGARNLYTVAMAEAADSQAARETVIRLRAELGQVPGADALVAGTAAVNIDVQDSAAHDRDWVIPIVLAISFVILIILLQALIAPLLLLASVVLSFLAALGVAAFVSDQFFNRPTEDNSYPLFVFIFLVALGIDYNIFLMTRVREETLRIGTRPGILRGLTVTGGVITSAGFVLAATFAVLTTLPLTQFLQIGFAVAFGVLLDTLLVRTVLVPALCYDVGSPIWWPSQLARKEPEDKREYTTV
- a CDS encoding type II toxin-antitoxin system Phd/YefM family antitoxin, yielding MTVRTIPVRELNQNTSAVLARVQTGEELLISVSGKPVARLVPLNQTDDYLLDLVREGRAVEATDRTPFTMPPVIGDPSVDTAAIYAQQRDEDERW
- a CDS encoding RDD family protein; the protein is MTDRSTAAGRAKAPEPAGPSSTRAALGGWLEGPNLNDGEAGAYRGERLGLPASGSGSLAGQGRRLGALVVDWVLALLVAKAFGWHLSGSQGTWGTLAIFGAEHLLLLSLLGYTIGKRIFGLRVGKLGGPLTPLAVVVRTLLLLLVIPAAIWDRDGRGLHDRLAGTVELHR
- the lipA gene encoding lipoyl synthase, which gives rise to MTTVSPEGRKLLRLEVRNSETPIEKKPSWIKTRAKMGPEYTALRKLVADEGLHTVCQEAGCPNIFECWEDREATFLIGGEQCTRRCDFCQIDTGKPADLDRDEPRRVAESVASMGLRYATITGVARDDLPDGGAWLYAETVRQIHAAVPGTGVELLIPDFNAVPEQLAEVFSSRPEVLAHNVETVPRIFKRIRPAFRYERSLEVIRRAREDGLVTKSNLILGLGEEREEVSQALRDLYESGCELITITQYLRPSPRHHPVERWVKPEEFVELKEEAEQIGFSGVMSGPLVRSSYRAGRLYRQAVEARVDQPTTV
- a CDS encoding type II toxin-antitoxin system VapC family toxin, with the translated sequence MIYLDTCAAVKLTRVEPHTAELVAWLAEQRGSRLIASALIEVELERALRRNEPGALPLVPSVLRRITRIEIDPEVRKTAAAYPDPLLRSLDAIHLATAQILHSASGEGVTHFVTYDKRLISAARAAGLAVAHPGAEY